CGATAGCAGAACAACCATCAGCACCATACCCAGTACGAGCAGCCACTTGCGGTTTCCTTTTAAAACCAACACCAAATCTCCTCTCTGAACACTCCATACTAAGCATTATTTTATTGACTAAACTATACCATAAATAATAGGACAAAGAAACAACTTGGAAATGCTGGCCACTATTGCTAATAACGCGCGTCCTTCTTCAGCAAACCGGCCTTCTTCAGCACGTGAAAAATGCTCTTCTCCAGCTGCTTCGACTCCATCTCAACCGCAGGTTTTCTTACTATTAAAATAAAATCGGTATTCGGAACGATTTTTTCACCGTTCAAACGGACGATTTCCTTAATAACTCTCCTCATCCGGTTGCGCACAACCGCGTTACCGATTTTCTTGCTGGCGGAGACGCCTAACCGGAATGGCTCCGCTACCGGCTGCCTCGACCAATACACAACAAACTGTCCATTGGCAAACGATTTGCCGTAACGATAGATCCGATTGAAGTCGGCGCGGTTACGCAGACGCAATTTTCTTTGCACGACCAGGCTCACCGTTCTTTCTTCATATTAATAACCCTTTATGTATGCTTGCCCTGCGGATCTACTTATCAGTATCGCCCGCAGGGCAAAAAAAAAGACCACCCGACGTGGTCTTTTGCTTATGCGCTAAGAACTTTTCTGCCTTTTTGACGACGCGCTGCCAAAACTTTACGTCCGTTTTTCGAGCTCATCCGTTTGCGGAAGCCATGTACTTTGCTGCGTTTGCTTACATTCGGTTTAAATGTAGGTCTCATCTGAACTGCACCTCCCGTATATCAAGTACTCAAAACAGTACGGCTTAGCGCCGATCTGCTTGTTCTCTGTAAACAGCTAATTTTTGAAACACGCTTTTTTTATTAAACCACGCCGGGCTGCAAAAGTCAATTAAAAACGCTGCTATCCAAATATTGTGGATAAATGTATGGAATGAGTACCTTTGTCGGAAAACTAATAACATGTGCATAGTTTTTCGGGACTTTAGACGAACTTTGTCGAAATGGTAACAAGATATTAACAATATGTAGTGGTGTAGATAACTTTTATGCACAAGCTATTGAATTTGTGGATAAAATCTCACTATTCGTTGAAATACAAGGGATCTTTTGCTATGATTATTATGTTTTCGGTGTGAATACCTCATCGATTTAGCATCTTTTAT
This region of Paenibacillus sp. JDR-2 genomic DNA includes:
- the rnpA gene encoding ribonuclease P protein component, whose translation is MQRKLRLRNRADFNRIYRYGKSFANGQFVVYWSRQPVAEPFRLGVSASKKIGNAVVRNRMRRVIKEIVRLNGEKIVPNTDFILIVRKPAVEMESKQLEKSIFHVLKKAGLLKKDARY
- the rpmH gene encoding 50S ribosomal protein L34, with protein sequence MRPTFKPNVSKRSKVHGFRKRMSSKNGRKVLAARRQKGRKVLSA